TTTATTGCATGGTCATGAGCAGAATCTCTTATTTGACGTAGCAACAAAAATCCTAAATCATGCTCGTCTAGAATATATTCAGTATCATCAAAACCTTTGTAGATTTTTTCTTTACCGCTTATACGCTCTACACCCTTACCTAAACTTACCAGTTGAATTTTACCTTGTAAGCCAAATTCTTGGATAACCTTTTCAGCTTGATGGATTTGCCCTTTTCCACCGTCTATTATCATAACACCTGGAAGGTTGTTTACTTCTAATCCTGAACTTACACGGCGGTATACTGTCTGGTAGATTGCTGCATAGTCATCACCTGCTTTAATATCTTTAATATTGTATCGCCGATGTGACTTTCGGTCTTCACCCTCATCTGTATACACTACACAAGAGGCAACGGTAGCTTCACCTTGGAAATGTGAAATATCAAAACATTCTATACGCTTAATATCTTCATCTAGCTCTAAAAATTCTTTTAAAGAAGCTAGTCTCTTTTGATACTGTGTTTTTGATGTAGTATAAATATTTAGCTTTTGTCTAGCATTTACTTCTGCTAGCTTTAGCCATTTTAAGTTATCAGCAGCTGGAGCTATTATCCAATTTATAGATTGGCCAATTTTTTGTGAAATACTTACTAACAAATCCTGGATCTCACTAAAATCAACTTTAGACAAAATTATATTCTTTGGCCAAATATTACGTATCTCATCGCCTAGGTAAAAATGCGATAAAAAAGCATGCATAATAGATGTTTTATCTTGACCTTTTGCATCTATACTCCAATGTTTATCTGCAACCACATCACCATTTTGAATCTGCAATAAAGCTATGCTTGCATAATTATCTTGTAAATATATACCGACAACATCAAAAGTTTTATCTAACTGAATATCTACTATTTGCTGTTGCTGTAGCTTTCTAAGTACTACTAATTGATCTCTGTAAACTTGTGCTTTTTCATATTGCATATTTTCAGAAGCTTGATGCATTTTTTGAGATATCTCCTCTAAAACACTACTAAACTTACCAGCTAAAAATTTTTTTAAGATAGCTAACTGTTCATCGTATTGCTCTTTAGAAACTAATCCCACACATGGTCCAAGGCAACGCTTTATTTGATATTGTAAACATGGTCTAGTTCGTGATTTATAATATGAATTCTCACATTGTCTGATTGGAA
Above is a window of Allofrancisella inopinata DNA encoding:
- the uvrC gene encoding excinuclease ABC subunit UvrC — protein: MILSETKSFDLKSFLANLTTHSGVYRMIDKHDQIIYVGKAKNLKNRVNSYFAKGAKDSKTLMMVSQIAKIEITITPSDYEAYLLENNLIKQHRPKYNILFKDDKSYPYLVISRDKFPRIAFYRGKSAYKKGQCFGPFVSISSVKNTLNIIQKIFPIRQCENSYYKSRTRPCLQYQIKRCLGPCVGLVSKEQYDEQLAILKKFLAGKFSSVLEEISQKMHQASENMQYEKAQVYRDQLVVLRKLQQQQIVDIQLDKTFDVVGIYLQDNYASIALLQIQNGDVVADKHWSIDAKGQDKTSIMHAFLSHFYLGDEIRNIWPKNIILSKVDFSEIQDLLVSISQKIGQSINWIIAPAADNLKWLKLAEVNARQKLNIYTTSKTQYQKRLASLKEFLELDEDIKRIECFDISHFQGEATVASCVVYTDEGEDRKSHRRYNIKDIKAGDDYAAIYQTVYRRVSSGLEVNNLPGVMIIDGGKGQIHQAEKVIQEFGLQGKIQLVSLGKGVERISGKEKIYKGFDDTEYILDEHDLGFLLLRQIRDSAHDHAIKGQRKKITSNRQSSIIEEIEGVGPKRRKALIMHFGGWQELSKASVDEIAKVKGISKKLAQEIWESFH